A single window of Colletes latitarsis isolate SP2378_abdomen chromosome 4, iyColLati1, whole genome shotgun sequence DNA harbors:
- the LOC143340813 gene encoding damage-control phosphatase ARMT1 isoform X1, whose amino-acid sequence MSEKSDLVDILGLQDIQTPFGVHLSGIYKRSFAYITLKDRLPIILTKIIDTISRDKENIAQKYGENATEEIKQLVGFISKLKNEIVTNKTLKPIQLLPNVTGNDAEEWNKYLMKRTDIEGGTPTWFNTEWLYCECYMYRVLAQEIALKKYMYNYDPFRQQKQSAFTNSLSSINALCTYTMKLVQRAESLSEVETKEELLKFLQLNLWGNKCDLSLSAGAEVSTTSNPIEILQSVRKDILVDQSEFVWNFLRKKESNTNIIDMVFDNAGYELFTDLCLAVFLIACKLAGKIRFYVKLYPWYVSDTTKNDFYWTLDYMNNSPNKDLQELAKLASTHLKNNTWIVEEESYWTGPYDFAAMKEHDKVLYAKLSEAKLAIFKGDLNYRKLVGDINWEHTTEFSQALRGFQPTHILSLRTTKSDVCVGLPSGMGEELFKKDENWMCTGQYGLIQTTLAGTCQCSNIC is encoded by the exons ATGTCCGAAAAATCAGATTTGGTAGACATTCTTGGCCTTCAGGATATACAAACACCTTTCGGGGTGCATTTGTCAGGAATCTATAAACG GAGTTTTGCTTATATAACTCTCAAAGACAGATTACCAATAATTTTAACTAAAATAATTGATACCATCAGTCGTGATAAGGAAAACATTGCACAAAAATATGGGGAG AATGCCACGGAAGAAATTAAGCAATTGGTAGGATTTAttagtaaattaaaaaatgaaatagttACAAACAAAACTTTAAAGCCCATACAATTGTTACCTAATGTAACAGGTAATGATGCTGAAGAatggaataaatatttaatgaaaaggACTGACATAGAAGGTGGTACACCGACATGGTTTAATACAGAGTGGTTATACTGTGAATGTTATATGTATCGGGTACTTGCACAAGAAATTGCTCTCAA gaAGTATATGTACAACTATGATCCTTTTAGACAACAGAAACAAAGTGCATTTACTAATTCATTGAGTAGCATAAATGCGCTTTGTACTTATACAATGAAACTTGTACAAAGAGCAGAGTCTTTATCAGAAGTTGAAACTAAAGAAGAGCTTCTTAAGTTTCTTCAACTAAATCTTTGGGGCAATAA ATGTGACTTGTCGCTAAGTGCAGGCGCAGAAGTTAGCACAACTAGTAACCCTATAGAAATTTTACAGTCAGTACGTAAAGATATTCTTGTAGATCAATCAGAATTTGTGTGGAATTTcctaagaaaaaaagaaagcaaTACAAATATCATAGACATGGTATTTGACAATGCAGGATATGAATTATTCACAGATTTATGTCTAGCAGTATTTCTGATTGCTTGTAAACTAGCTGGTAAAATAAGATTTTATGTAAAACTTTATCCGTGGTATGTCAGTGATACCACGAAAAATGATTTCTATTGGACTCTAGATTATATGAACAATTCACCAAATAAAGACCTACAAGAATTAGCTAAACTGGCTAGcactcatttaaaaaataatacgtgGATCGTTGAG GAAGAATCCTACTGGACTGGACCTTATGATTTTGCAGCTATGAAAGAGCATGACAAAGTGTTATATGCAAAACTATCAGAAGCTAAATTAGCAATATTTAAAGGCGATTTAAACTATAGAAAATTAGTAGGCGATATAAATTGGGAACATACAACAGAATTTAGTCAAGCATTGAGAGGTTTTCAACCAACACACATTCTTAGTCTGAGAACAACAAAATCAGATGTTTGTGTTGGTTTACCATCTGGTATGGGGGAGGAACTATTTAAGAAAGATGAAAATTGGATGTGCACTGGACAATATGGACTTATTCAAACGACTTTGGCTGGAACGTGCCAATGTTCCAATATATGTTAA
- the LOC143341049 gene encoding protein claret segregational-like, with amino-acid sequence MESRIPKPKIVLTNSLNSATDFSMKMNTREALKDQNNLHLTSTSNLSEVVKKAESILNLNSKSTKENKPLPKHNVRRSKTLSSINTKAIKRPARNANVRMEVKKAFIKPAVKSMIVQQNAATSTSNNICRTTQISTVKKIQNTGAVKLCKWDLKGRLAHTTNELLDLRQKYKETELKLNDLQNLANTSEANANLYKSTAFEYENLNKELSNELEELKTKMAIVQKQREDLSKRLKETEESFEIVSKSLKEFKEKCFSQEALLLKHTSEVKNLQTDLEIQKKNNKELNTTKNELQSLIHTMDMDRRVLHNALQELKGNIRVFCRVRPRTPCELKKGKRTCIMNFVDECTIEVGKMNESDTISCSGKIRATRQEFSFDKVFPPDTSQQDIFEELALLVQSALEGYNVCVFAYGQTGSGKTYTMEGLPGIDTEGMIPRTVRHIFKEMMQYELLGWEFQIKASFLEIYNEHIVDLLDSQAKTHEIRMTDSKGQDLYVSNLQVQEIHSPEELHQYLLIAQHNRAVAATQSNERSSRSHSVARIKLIGTHKTKNEVSIGNLNLVDLAGSERLKSEESVRTAETKNINKSLANLSNVILALLKKQEHIPYRNSKLTHLLMPSLGGNSKTLMLLNISPLDECYNETLNSLRFGNNVNSCKTGNVKRSRMVLQQSM; translated from the exons ATGGAATCGCGTATACCAAAACCAAAAATTGTTTTAACAAATTCACTTAATAGTGCGACAGATTTTAGCATGAAAATGAATACACGGGAAGCGTTAAAAGATCAAAATAATCTGCACTTAACGAGTACAAGCAACCTGTCTGAAGTTGTAAAAAAAGCAGAAAGCATATTAAACCTTAATTCAAAaagtacaaaagaaaataaaccTTTGCCAAAGCATAACGTAAGGAGATCGAAAACATTGTCGTCAATTAACACCAAAGCCATAAAGAGGCCAGCTAGAAATGCTAATGTACGTATGGAAGTTAAAAAGGCATTTATTAAGCCTGCTGTTAAATCGATGATTGTACAACAAAATGCTGCTACATCAACAAGCAATAATATCTGTAGAACTACTCAAATTTCAACAGTTAAAAAAATCCAAAATACTGGTGCAGTTAAGCTTTGCAAGTGGGACTTGAAAGGTCGTTTGGCTCACACAACCAATGAGTTACTTGATCTGCGACAAAAGTATAAAGAAACTGAATTAAAATTGAACGATCTTcagaatctggcaaatacttcagAAGCAAATGCAAATTTGTACAAATCAACTGCATTTGAGtatgaaaatttaaataaagagTTAAGCAATGAACTCGAAGAACTGAAAACGAAGATGGCCATCGTACAAAAACAACGAGAGGATTTAAGCAAACGTTTAAAAGAAACAGAAGAATCATTTGAAATTGTTTCTAAATCGTTAAaggaatttaaagaaaaatgttTTTCCCAAGAAGCGCTTCTACTGAAACATACGTCCGaagtaaaaaatttacaaacagATCTGGAAATACAAAAGAAAAATAACAAAGAATTGAATACGACAAAAAATGAATTACAATCTCTAATTCATACAATGGACATGGATCGTAGAGTTTTACATAATGCATTGCAAGAACTAAAGGGAAACATTCGTGTATTCTGCAGAGTACGTCCTAGAACTCCGTGCGAACTCAAGAAAGGAAAAAG AACATGCATTATGAACTTCGTAGATGAGTGCACTATTGAGGTGGGTAAGATGAATGAATCCGATACGATTAGTTGTAGCGGAAAGATTAGAGCAACGCGGCAAGAATTCTCCTTTGATAAAGTTTTTCCACCCGATACTAGTCAACAAGATATCTTTGAGGAGTTAGCTCTCTTGGTTCAATCTGCTTTAGAAGGATATAATGTTTGTGTATTTGCGTATGGTCAAACTGGTTCTGGTAAAACGTATACGATGGAAGGTTTGCCTGGTATTGATACAGAGGGCATGATACCTAGAACA GTACGGCACATATTTAAAGAAATGATGCAGTATGAATTACTTGGGTGGGAGTTCCAAATAAAAGCCAGTTTCCTTGAGATTTATAATGAGCATATTGTTGATTTACTTGATTCTCAAGCGAAAACACATGAAATCCGAATGACCGACAGTAAAGGACAAGATTTGTATGTCAGCAACCTACAAGTACAGGAAATACATAGTCCCGAAGAATTGCACCAGTATCTTTTAATCGCGCAACATAACAGAGCAGTTGCAGCTACTCAATCGAACGAACG ATCATCGAGATCACATTCGGTGGCGAGAATAAAACTTATCGGAACACATAAGACGAAAAATGAAGTTTCGATAGGAAACCTAAATTTAGTAGACTTGGCGGGTTCTGAAAGATTGAAAAGCGAGGAATCGGTACGAACGGctgaaacaaaaaatattaacaaatcaCTGGCGAATTTAAGTAACGTTATTCTAGCTCTTCTGAAAAAACAAGAACATATACCTTACAGAAATTCAAAACTTACTCATTTGTTAATGCCGTCTTTGGGTGGTAATTCGAAAACTTTAATGTTACTAAATATTTCACCTTTAGACGAATGTTACAATGAAACATTAAATTCGTTAAGATTTGGTAACAACGTGAATAGTTGTAAAACAGGTAATGTAAAGCGATCACGAATGGTTTTACAACAAAGTATGTAA
- the LOC143340813 gene encoding damage-control phosphatase ARMT1 isoform X2, translated as MGRYSARFKTYFVSQNATEEIKQLVGFISKLKNEIVTNKTLKPIQLLPNVTGNDAEEWNKYLMKRTDIEGGTPTWFNTEWLYCECYMYRVLAQEIALKKYMYNYDPFRQQKQSAFTNSLSSINALCTYTMKLVQRAESLSEVETKEELLKFLQLNLWGNKCDLSLSAGAEVSTTSNPIEILQSVRKDILVDQSEFVWNFLRKKESNTNIIDMVFDNAGYELFTDLCLAVFLIACKLAGKIRFYVKLYPWYVSDTTKNDFYWTLDYMNNSPNKDLQELAKLASTHLKNNTWIVEEESYWTGPYDFAAMKEHDKVLYAKLSEAKLAIFKGDLNYRKLVGDINWEHTTEFSQALRGFQPTHILSLRTTKSDVCVGLPSGMGEELFKKDENWMCTGQYGLIQTTLAGTCQCSNIC; from the exons ATGGGGAGGTACAGTGCACGCTTCAAGACATATTTTGTATCCCAA AATGCCACGGAAGAAATTAAGCAATTGGTAGGATTTAttagtaaattaaaaaatgaaatagttACAAACAAAACTTTAAAGCCCATACAATTGTTACCTAATGTAACAGGTAATGATGCTGAAGAatggaataaatatttaatgaaaaggACTGACATAGAAGGTGGTACACCGACATGGTTTAATACAGAGTGGTTATACTGTGAATGTTATATGTATCGGGTACTTGCACAAGAAATTGCTCTCAA gaAGTATATGTACAACTATGATCCTTTTAGACAACAGAAACAAAGTGCATTTACTAATTCATTGAGTAGCATAAATGCGCTTTGTACTTATACAATGAAACTTGTACAAAGAGCAGAGTCTTTATCAGAAGTTGAAACTAAAGAAGAGCTTCTTAAGTTTCTTCAACTAAATCTTTGGGGCAATAA ATGTGACTTGTCGCTAAGTGCAGGCGCAGAAGTTAGCACAACTAGTAACCCTATAGAAATTTTACAGTCAGTACGTAAAGATATTCTTGTAGATCAATCAGAATTTGTGTGGAATTTcctaagaaaaaaagaaagcaaTACAAATATCATAGACATGGTATTTGACAATGCAGGATATGAATTATTCACAGATTTATGTCTAGCAGTATTTCTGATTGCTTGTAAACTAGCTGGTAAAATAAGATTTTATGTAAAACTTTATCCGTGGTATGTCAGTGATACCACGAAAAATGATTTCTATTGGACTCTAGATTATATGAACAATTCACCAAATAAAGACCTACAAGAATTAGCTAAACTGGCTAGcactcatttaaaaaataatacgtgGATCGTTGAG GAAGAATCCTACTGGACTGGACCTTATGATTTTGCAGCTATGAAAGAGCATGACAAAGTGTTATATGCAAAACTATCAGAAGCTAAATTAGCAATATTTAAAGGCGATTTAAACTATAGAAAATTAGTAGGCGATATAAATTGGGAACATACAACAGAATTTAGTCAAGCATTGAGAGGTTTTCAACCAACACACATTCTTAGTCTGAGAACAACAAAATCAGATGTTTGTGTTGGTTTACCATCTGGTATGGGGGAGGAACTATTTAAGAAAGATGAAAATTGGATGTGCACTGGACAATATGGACTTATTCAAACGACTTTGGCTGGAACGTGCCAATGTTCCAATATATGTTAA